The genomic segment AGATGCGGCCGTAAAGTCTGCAAAGTATTGTTTGGCGGTTGCTTGTGACTTTGCAAGTGTATCGACTGCTATCCAATCCCCTCCATTCCCAAATCGAAGCTCTGATATCACAAAACCCTTTTCTGAATATCCTGGATAAATCGAGTTGACTGTGAGCTTTAAGCTTTTGCCAGAGAAAGGTTTTGTTAATTTAATTTCTTGGCTGCCCATTGCATCTTCAATGTTCACTGTTTCTGAGTATCCATCGTCACCAGTAAGAGTAAATTCCTTTACCCTTCCATTCTTAATACAGTGGACGTCTGATCTTTGGTATCCATTCCAAATCTTTAATTGGTCAATTTTTTGTTTAGAATCAAAGTCAAATTGTAAACTTACTCCGACGGCACCTTTGGCGGTCGCATAACCATTCTCATATTTGGAATCAAAAAGGTTCATCGCAGAATAACTAGTTTCAGGCGATGCAGTTTCTGAAGCCGTTACTTTTGCCGTTACAATCTCTGGTATGATTGGCCTGTATTTTTTTTGTTTTTCATCATAAAAGGCAACAGATTTTAAACAAATATCTGTATTTCTTTGGAAGTTAAGTGTAAGGGAACGTGCACTCACAGCAGGTTCAAATACTACATCTGAATTTGATTTTTCTACATCAGTACTTGCGTATACTTCATCGAAATTTACATAGGCAGCAATTCTATCTTTAAAGGAACCTGAGCAAGATTCAATGGAAACCTTGCTCAGCACAAATGGCTCATCTGCATAAAAATGTAGTTTCACAAATTCAGCACCTGGCTCTGCCTTCCATTCTTTCCCAGCTAACACCAAAAATGGCAAGCCATTGTCCATTGAAGTCGAAGTCACCATTGATATACTAATTTTTTTGCCACAATTCGTACCAAAAAGCACGATTAGAGTGAATAGAAGCACTTTAAGTAGTTTGGATTTCATTGTATTCCTTTCTGTGTCTGAAAAGAAAAATGCCTATTCTAAAAATAGCAATATTTTTTTAAGGTTTGGTTTGCTCCAAGGTCTTTTCCCAGGTTTTCACATTGAGGGCCCCAACTACCCACCTCCCATTGATCCAAAAGGTAGGGATGGACTGAATACCAAAGGCCTTTGCTTCATTCAAATCCTTCCTGACTTGATGAAAATACACTTCGGACAAAGAATCCAAATTACAATCGGGATGGACGGAATATTCACGTTTTCTAATTCTCTGGTTCTCTATGTACAGTAGAGCGGATGATTCCCAAAAATGAATTTTATCTTTTTCCCACAAACATTGGGAGAGGGCAAGTAGGCTCATTCCTTCTTTTGATTCTTCATCCAGTGGGAAGGCTTTTTTTATGTAACGAATCTGGCCAGGGTGTTTGGCGATGATTTCTTTAGTATAGGGAAATGTCTGCTTACAGAAAGTACAGGCATAGTCGCTCCATTCAATGATGGTCCATTTTGGCTTTTTTACATTCAAGTTGGGAGTATTCTTTACATCCAATCGATGCAAAAGACTAAGATCAAATTCATCAGGCAAGATCTCGATCCCTGCCGTGCGGAAAATACGAGCCCAAACCAATCGTATAACTAACGATTTGCGAAACGAATCAA from the Leptospira ryugenii genome contains:
- a CDS encoding discoidin domain-containing protein; this encodes MKSKLLKVLLFTLIVLFGTNCGKKISISMVTSTSMDNGLPFLVLAGKEWKAEPGAEFVKLHFYADEPFVLSKVSIESCSGSFKDRIAAYVNFDEVYASTDVEKSNSDVVFEPAVSARSLTLNFQRNTDICLKSVAFYDEKQKKYRPIIPEIVTAKVTASETASPETSYSAMNLFDSKYENGYATAKGAVGVSLQFDFDSKQKIDQLKIWNGYQRSDVHCIKNGRVKEFTLTGDDGYSETVNIEDAMGSQEIKLTKPFSGKSLKLTVNSIYPGYSEKGFVISELRFGNGGDWIAVDTLAKSQATAKQYFADFTAASLRNVLNRGLTGGEAVEPEVSPVTDMPAGASSEVPVDAQFEAPSSSDWTLRLRSDGTFFLEGSTARTNYDAGEESSRKFYGMGNYQVTEKKPGQIDIRIFGFLRKQTFTSFLDYGEGDCNGCGRDCNKVKNADPDNTEKIFQEHVSLKVVGNKFYLINKKTTQNLDFSTLELGLE
- a CDS encoding DsbA family protein, whose protein sequence is MQNHTPSKKDMVINILFSKNAFHGRINFVKNQILFLFCILFLHCQRERQVEFFFPSQLPSEEQIKRTLAISSHREILVELATQKGFTLDAWKEEERMLVRDQDIQRYWLFEKEKNKKGFLDGDHVDSFRKSLVIRLVWARIFRTAGIEILPDEFDLSLLHRLDVKNTPNLNVKKPKWTIIEWSDYACTFCKQTFPYTKEIIAKHPGQIRYIKKAFPLDEESKEGMSLLALSQCLWEKDKIHFWESSALLYIENQRIRKREYSVHPDCNLDSLSEVYFHQVRKDLNEAKAFGIQSIPTFWINGRWVVGALNVKTWEKTLEQTKP